In Thermodesulfobacteriota bacterium, the genomic stretch CCATTAGTTCCCTGGACCTGTCGTCTATCTTCCCGGGGACCATGATTTTAACGACCGCGTATTCGTTTCCGCGTGTGAGGCCGTACACTCCCTTGCCCGTGATCCTGAGCATCTGCCCGGACTGGGTCCCGGGCGGCACCTTTATCCTGACGCTGCCGTCTATGGTGGGCACTTCTATTTCGGCGCCTATGAGGGCCTCCTTTAAGGTTATCGGCACGTCCACGTATATGTCCCTGTTTTCCCTCCTGAAATAAGGATGCGGCCTTACTGCCAGGAGTATATAGAGGTCTCCGGGCGGCCCTCCTGCAAGGCCTTCGCCGCCTTTTCCCGCAACCCTTACCCTCGAGCCGGTCACGACTCCAGGAGGTATCCTGACCTTTAGCGTCTCGGCCCCGGTCGGCCTGGGTATCGTTATTTCTGTCTCAGCCCCCTTTGCGGCCTGGAGGAAATCCAGGGTCAGCCTGTACTCGAGGTCCTCACCCCTTTGCGCCACCCTCCTTCCGGGCCTGCCCCTTCCGAAGAGCTCGCCGAAAATGTCCTCGAAACCGAAGCCGAAATCCTCGAAATTGACCCCGCCGGGCGCGTAGCCCGGGGCGCCTGTGCCCGTCTCGAACCCGACGTGGCCGGTAAGGTCGTAGTCGGCGCGCTTTTTTGGGTCGTTAAGTACCTGATATGCCTCGTTTATATCCTTGAACTTCGCCTCCATCTCGGCCCTCTTGTCCGGATGGAGGTCGGGATGGAATTCCCGGGCGAGCCTTCTGTAAGCCTTTTTTATCTCTTCTTCCGAAGCGTTCCTCGGGACCCCGAGCGTTGCGTAATAGTCTTTGGCCATATCGGTCCTTCGATCCAGGCGGCGTCGGCTTCGAGATAAGGCATATAAGAACGGACGCCCGGCCTGGCGCGCCCCTTTTGATTTTACAAGCAGGGCGGGATTAGGGCAAGTCTCTCAGGCAAGCTCTATGTTAGATCTTTTCCCCGGAATCTAAGTAGTACAGGAATAAAAATGCTCACATATCGCCATGTTGCAGCATTTTTTAACCCGGCCATTCTTTAATAAATGAAATAAAATTCCAGGTCTCTGGAATTTTATTTCATTATCCACTTGCAGGCGGCCAGAAAAAAACCGGGGGCGGCTCGCCGCCCCCGGTCTCGTTCACGCCAAGGCAGATGAGGGTCGGTCCGTGGTTTTACTTCTGCTGGTCGTCCACCACCTCGGCCTCGACCACATCGCCCTCCTTCTTCTTCTCGCCTTCTTCGCCGGGCTGTTGTGCCGCGGTCTTGTAAAGGACCTCGGCTATCTTGTGCGAGGCTGCCGTGACCTTTCCTACGGCGTCCTTGAGGGTATCGGGCTCGTTTGACTCGAGCGCCTTCTTGCCTTCTGCAAGGGCCTCCTCCGCGGCCTTCACATCCTCTTCCGGGAGCTTTGCGCGGTTCTCGTTTATTATCTTCTCCGTCGAGTAGATGAGGGAGTCGAGCTGGTTTCTGGTCTCTATGGCTTCCTTACGCTTTTTGTCCTCATCCGCGTGCGACTCGGCTTCCTTGACCATCTTCTCGACCTCGTCTTTCGCAAGGCCGCTCGACGCCGTTATGGTTATCTTCTGCTCCTTGCCGCTGGCCATGTCCTTTGCCGAGACGTGCAGTATGCCGTTCGCGTCAATGTCAAAGGCCACCTCCACCTGCGGCACTCCCCTCGGCGCCGGAGGTATGCCCAAGAGGTTGAACCTCCCGAGCGTCCTGTTGTCGCGCGCCATCGGCCTTTCGCCCTGAAGGACGTGTATCTCGACCTGCGTCTGGTTGTCGGTCGCCGTAGTGAAGGTCTCCTTCTTCCTCGCCGGAATGGTCGTGTTCCTGGTTATGAGGGTCGTCATGACGCCGCCGAGGGTCTCTACGCCCAGCGAAAGCGGCGTAACGTCGAGGAGCACCACGTCCTTCACCTCTCCGGCGAGGACCGCTCCCTGTATGGCGGCGCCTATGGCCACGACCTCGTCCGGGTTCACGCCCTTGTGCGGCTCCTTGCCGAAGAACTCCTTTACGAGCTTCGTTATCGCGGGCATCCTGGTCATGCCGCCCACGAGCACGACCTCGTCAATGTCAGAGGGGCTAAGGCCCGCGTCGCGGAGCGCCTGCTCGCAGGGCCTCTTGCTCCTCTGCACCAGGTCGTCGCAGAGCTGATCGAGCTTGGCCCTAGAAAGCCTCATTACGAGGTGCTTGGGGCCGGTCGCGTCCGCGGTTATGAAGGGCAGGTTTATCTCGGTCTCCATTGTCGAGGAGAGCTCGATCTTTGCCTTCTCGGCCGCTTCCTTAAGCCTCTGCAGGGCCATCCTGTCCTTCGAGAGGTCTATGCCCTGGTCCTTCTTGAATTCGGATATGAGCCAGTCGATTATCTTCTGGTCGAAGTTGTCGCCTCCGAGGTGGGTGTCGCCGTTCGTGGATTTGACCTCGAAGACCCCTTCGCCGACTTCCAGTATGGATATGTCGAAGGTGCCGCCGCCGAAGTCGTAGACGGCTATCTTCTCTTCCTTTTTCTTGTCGAGGCCGTAGGCCAGGGAAGAGGCCGTGGGCTCGTTTATTATCCTCTTTACGTCGAGGCCGGCGATCTTGCCTGCGTCTTTCGTGGCCTGCCTCTGAGCGTCGTTAAAATAGGCGGGCACGGTTATGACGGCCTCGGTCACGGGCTCGCCCAGGTAGGCCTCGGCAGACCTCTTGAGCTTCTGGAGTATCATGGCCGATATCTCAGGCGGGGTGAATGTCTTTCCCATGTTGCCGGAAACGACGACGGCCCTGCCCTGGTCGTCCTTCTCGGTCTTGTAGGGCACCATCGTCATCTCCTCGGTGACCTCTTCGGATTTGCGGCCCATGAACCTTTTTATCGAGAAGATGGTGTTTTCGGGGTTAGTCACGGCCTGCCTCTTGGCGACCTGCCCCACGAGTATCTCCTTGTCCTTTGTAAAGGCGACCACCGAGGGGGTTATGCGGCTCCCCTCCTCGTTCACTATGACTTTCGGCTCCCCGGCCTCCATGACCGCAACGACCGAGTTGGTGGTGCCGAGGTCTATGCCGATGATCTTTCCCATCTTTTACGTTCCTCCTGGCTTTTTGAAGGCAAGCTCTAAATCTCCATTTTCTAAAGCTTGCCTGGATTCTTATATCGCCTTGGAGTCCACAGGCGCCCTTGGATAAATACGGCGTCAATGCCCCAGACATTTTTATTATTCTCTCTGAAAACAGGCTGTTCAGAGGCCAGGCACGCGGGCCCGGCCACGCTTATGGGTAAATATAGGTACGCGGGGCGCTTTTGTCAAGGGAAGTGCTCGAAATACGGAAATTTTTTTAGAACGAAGAGACAGGGGTATTCTTCAGACCTTGAGCTTCCTCTTCTCTTCTTTCCAGGTATAGCGGTTAAGGACGTAGAGGACCGCCGTAAGGAGGGCCATGTACCCTAAAACCCAGGGGCCCAGGCTTTTCCTGTCTGCAAGGGAGGGCTCAGAGACGAGATAGAGGAACGCGGCGATATCCCTCGACTTTTCCGAAAGCTCCGGGTCGTCCATCGGGATGGGGGGCGGCATTGCTATGGCGCCTTCGGTGTGGGTCTCCTCGGCAAAGGCGCGGTTCCGTATCTCACCGTCCGCTATATAGTAGGTGGTAAGAAGGTCGTATAAATACTCCGCGCCTTCAAGCCCCTTTCCCCTGGCAGAGGCCATGAGGGTCAGGTCAGGCGGCACTACACCGAATGCCGCCTGGGCGGACTCGGGGTCCAGTGCCGGTGGTATGCCGTCAGGCGCGTCCGGGCCCCTGAAGTACTTAAGCCCGTGGCAGGCAACGCAGTGCTGCATGTAAAGCCCCATGCCCCTTGAATAAGCCTCGGGGCCCAGGTCGAATTCCACCCGTTCCCTTTGCAGCTGGGCAAATGCCGGAGAGCTCAAGGCCGCAAAAAAGGCGATTACAATGAGAAAGGCCCTAGCCACGCCGCCCATCCTTTCCGGGCTCCGTTGTCCTTTCGAAATACGGCAGGACCGGGAGGAGCGCGAAATAGAGGAAGTAGATGATTGTCGCTACCATGCCGAGGACATACATCCTCACGCCGACAGGGGATATGAAGTCCGGCGGATAGAGGCCTATGTAGCCGAGGAGGATGAAATTCAGGAAAAACACCCAGGTGAGGACTTTCTTGATCGGCCTGTGTCTTCCGCTACGCACCTTCGAGCGGTCGATGAAGGGGAGGAGCGCCAGGATGAATATGGACGCGCCCATCGCAATGGCGCCGCCGAGCTTGTCCGGAATGGACCTCAGGATCGCATAGAAGGGGAGGAAGTACCACTCGGGCACGATGTGGAGCGGGGTCTTAAGAGGGTTTGCCGGCTCGTTATTTACGGGCTCCATGAATGCGTCCGGCCGGAAGAAGACGAAATAAAGGAATACTGTAAGGACAAGGCTCAAAAACCATGCGTCTTTGGTTATGAAATACGGTGAAAAGGGCACCATCTCAGGCCCCTTTTTATCGTACTCTATCCCTTCGGGGTTGCCGGAGCCGACCCTGTGGAGGGCGGAGAGGTGGAGGACTATAAGCCCCCCGAGTATGGCGAAAGGGAAAAGCGTCGTGTGGAGCGAGTAGAAACGTGTAAGCGTCGCGTCCCCGACGGCAAAGTCGCCCCGGAGCCAGACCGTAAGCCCTTGCCCCACGAACGGGATGGCCGTAAAGAGGTTGGTTATGACGGTAGCGCCCCAAAAGGACATCTGCCCCCAGGGGAGGAGATAGCCCATGAAGGCCTCTGCCATGAAGCCCAGGAAAATGAGGAGGCCTATCCACCATAGTAGCTCTCTTGGGCCTTTATAGGAGCCGTAGTAGAGCCCCCTTCCCATGTGCACATAAAGGGCGAAGAAGATGCCCGTTGCGCCGACTGCGTGGAGATAGCGTATAAGCCACCCGTAATGCACATCCCGCATTATGTGCTGGACGCTGTCGAAGGCGAGGGCCTCGTCAGGCTTATAGTACATGGCGAGCCAGACCCCGGTTACGACCTGTATCACGAAAAATACGCCGAGGACCGAGCCGAAGTTCCAGAAGTAATTGATGTTTTTCGGGGTGGGATAGCCCGTTATGTGCTTCTCGATGAACTCGGAGAGGGGAAGGCGCTTATCTATCCAATCGAGGTACCGGGCCATTTGGCTCCTATCAAGATGCTGAAAAAGACTGTTTGGGGGAAACTTTCTGTAGAAAGGTTTCCCCCAGACCCCCTTCAAAGACTTTTAGTTCCTGAGAAAACCCCCAGCTTCCGGGGGTTTTCTCAGGAAGAACTGAAAGTTTTTGGAGAGAGTTTGAGAGAAACTTTTTATAAAAAGGTTCTCTCAACAGTTTTTCAGCGCCTTGCTAAATTGCGGGCAGGTCCTGTATCTTCCTTACGTTCTCGCCGTAGCCGCCGAAACGCTCGGTGCCTAGTATGAGAGTCTGGCCCTCGACCCGGTAAGGGAGGAGCCTAAGGTTTTCCGGTGGCGGGCCGCCGAGCCTCCTCCCGATGCTGTCGTATTTCCCGCCGTGGCAGGGGCAGTAGAAGCCCGCGACCCCTGTCTCAGGCACAGCTTTCCTGAACTGCGGTATGCAGCCCAGGTGCGTGCATATGCCTATCGAGACAAAGAGGCCCGGGTCCACGGCCCGCTCGTCCGGCGCTGCCGGGTCTGCGAGGGTTGCCGGGCTTATGAGGGAAGCCTCTTCTATCATGGCCGGGGTGCGCCGGAGTATGAATACGGGCTGCTTTCTCCAGATTATGGTCCGGAGCTCCCCTTCGCGGAGGGTGGAGATGTCAACCTCCTGGACCCCTGCCGCGAGGATGTCCTTTGTAGGGCTCATGGCCTTTATGAAAGGGACCGCGGCAAAAGCCGCGCCAAGCGCTCCGAGGAACGCGGCAGCTCCGGTCATGAACTTTCGCCGGCTTACGATGCCCTTCAGGTCTATTGCCATCATTCCAGCTCCGGGGTAACTACCTTGAAGTATAGCAGAAAAAAAGGAGCTGAAAGCGGAGGGTGGCGGGTAAAGCCGGATGCGCGTGGCGCGAACGAAAAAAGCCGGGCAGAACGCCCGGCTTTGAATTGGTTATAATCTGAAAATCAGTGGCCCGCGCCGTGGCCTCTTTCGTGGTCAGCGTTGGCGCGTGTCCTCGGGTACTGGGGCCTGGGCTCCGGCGCTATGGGGTCGTACCTTTTTTCCTGGACCGTATGGGGGTTATGGCATTCGGTGCAGACCCACCACCTTTTCTTGCCGCCTTTGTCCCAGCCGCCGATCCTTTTCCCGTGGATGCCGTCCCGCCAGTCGGAGTATACCTCTCCGTGGCACTTGCCGCAGAGCCTCTGGGGCTGGTTGAGGCTGATCTCCCCGCCCCTGTGGTCGATTAGGGTGTCCCTGTTCCTCGCGTTGTGGCAGTCGAGGCACCATATCGCGCCCTGCCCGTGCTGGAGATTCATAGAGTCAGGCACGATGTCCTGGTGCATGGCAAGGGGCCTCGGGTTCTTGTCCTTGGGGTAGGGCACCATGCTTCCGTTGTGGCAGGCGGTGCAGGGCATATAATATTTGAGCTGCCCGGTCCTCGGCTTTACGACCGCCTCCTCATGGGTGTAATCCGCCTCGACGGGCATCTCGCCCATGGGCTCTGTGCCGTCGAATGGGTCTCCCCACCAGAGCACGCCGCCGGTCTTGTTCGAGCACTTTACGTTCGGAAGCCCGGGCTCGGCTTCGGTCCGGGTCACGTTCGAGTACCCGTCCCTGCTCTCGAAGCAGTCTGCTGGTTCCTGCTTGTTCTTGAGGTAATGTATGTACGTGTCCTCCGCATGGAGCGCGGGGGCCAGCAAAAGGACGGCCGTAAAGGAGGCCAGCATGGCGAGCGCGGTCTTCCTCATTTGCGTATCTCCTCGCTCGAATGGACGACGGGCTGCCACTCGCTTGAAAACTCGCTCGCAAGGTCCGTCGCCGCCCTGTACTTTACCTCTCCCAGGAGCACGCCTATCGCGCCTTTTGCGAGGACCGTGAATATGAGAAGGCCAGTCGCCCAGCCGCCGAGCGTATTTACTATCTCTATCGCCGAGGGCGTGTACTCCGATAGCTCGCCTATGGGCGAGGGGATGAACGCCGGGACAACGAGGCCCATGCCCTTGTCTATCCATACGCCAGCGAAGGTGAAAACGCAGGCGAGCGGGAGCCATAGCTTGTGGTTTTTCCTGAGGGACGGCGTAAGGAGCATGAAGAACGCCGCCAGGAGAAGTACGACCGCGCTCCAGTACCAGACGACCAGGCCCGTGAGCCCGTGCTTGCCGAATATGAGGTACTGGAGCGAGAACGAGTGCTCGGTCGAGGGATAGAGCTCGGTAACGACCTCGGACAAGCCGAGGAATATCGTTATTCCCAGGCACCAAGTGACTATCTGGGCGAGGGTCTCGATGGCCTCGTCGGCTATCTTGAGCTTCGTGAACTTGTTGATCACCAGAAAGGATAATATTATCATCGACGGTCCGGCTGCAAAGGCCGTGGCTATGAACTTTATGGGCAACGAGGAATGGAACCACATGGGCCTCGCTGGCATTGTGTTAAGGAGAAACGCCGTCACAGTGTGTATGGAGAGCGCCCAGACTATGGAGATGTAGACGAGCGGCATGTAGAAGAGCTTGTTGACCTCCCGGCCCGTGTACTTCATGTAGAGGTAATAGAAGGCGCATACCGCGTTCAGGCCGAGATAGCCGTTAAGGACGACGACGTCCCAGGTGAGCATGGAGTGCGGCCAGTTGAATATGCCTATCACGGGGATGAGGTGCCAGAGCCTGTCGGGCCGCCCCATGTGGAACATTATGAATATCATGACCATGCAGACCGCGGAAACGGCCAGGAGCTCGCCGAGGACCACGATCTCCTTCATCTTCTTGTGGTGGTAGACGTAGGAGGGGAATACGACCGTCACGGCCGCGGCTGCGACGCCGACAAGGAAGACGAACTGGGCCTCGTAGAGCCCCCAGCTCACCTGGTCGTTGTAGTTCGTGACGATCATGCCCTTTGTGAACTGCTCGTACGCGCCAAGGAGCATGAGGAACGAGAGAAAGCCCAGGAAAATTATCCAGCCGTAGAAGATTGCGCTTCCCCTGGCCACGTACATGGACGAGTCCAGGGCAAAACGGATAAGAGGCTTCATGCTATTCCCCTTCGTATTATGGAAAGACAGGGCCGCCCGGAAAAGGGCGCAGCCGTCTTTACGGGCGGTTAATCCATGAAATAGAAGAACTTCGGGTAGGTGTTGAGCTCGGCCTTGAGCCTGAACACCTTCTTCTTGTCGAGGATTTTTCTTACCTCGCTATTCGGGTCGAGGAGGTTCCCGAACTTCCTCGCGCCTACAGGGCAGACCTCGACGCAGGCCGTGTAGCGCCCCTGCCTGGTCCTCTGGAGGCAGAAGGTGCACTTCTCGGCTACGCCCTTCATCCTCGGGCGGTTCCCGAGGTAATGCGTCACCGGGTTCATCTCCTCGGCAGGGAGGTTGGGCTCGCCCCAGTTGAACCTCCGGGCCCAGTAGGGGCAGGCGGCAATGCACATCCTGCAGCCGATGCACCAGTTGTAGTCTATTACCACTATGCCGTCAGGGTCCCTGTAGGTGGTGCGGACCGGGCAGACCTTGACGCAGGGCGGCTTTTCGCACTGCATGCACTGCATCGGGAAATAGAAGTGCCCCTTTTCCGGCACCTCGGCGGGCTCGTAGTAGTGCTCGCCTTCGAGCACCACGCCCGAGTTCTGGTAGGCGTTCCCGCCGACCTGTATGCCGGCGGGGTCGGGGTAGCCCTTGTCCATGTTCTCGGCGAGGAAGTTCCCCTTTTCCATCTTCAGGACGCGTATCCACTGTATCTCGGGGTTGTCGCGGGACTGGTTATTTTCCTTCACGCAGGCGTAAACGCACCGCCTGCACCCGATGCACTTCTGGATGTTCAATGCGTAGCCGAAGAGGACCCCTTCCTGTGCAGGCGCGCTGTCGACGGTGGTCTTTTTCCCGAACTCCTCGGTATATCTCTTTTCGAGCCGGAGGACGGCCTCCCTCTTTTCGTCTTCGGTCATCAGGCGGTAGTTCTTCTGGAACCACTCGCCCCAGGTGGCCTTGGCCTCGGCCTCGTCCGAACCGGAAAGGAGCGCCCCCGCGCCAGAGAGGGCCGCGGCCGTGACGGAGAGCCCCGCGCCGCCCAGAAATTCACGGCGTGACGTTTCGTCCGGTTTAAGCGGCGCGTCCTTTTTCTTTTCGTCCTTGTCCCTGGGTTCAGACACTTTAAGTCCTCCGTCCGGTTCGAAGCAGCCGGCAATGACGCCGGAAAAAATCATTTCCTTAACGGTCCGCCTCAGGCGACCGGGTTCTTATGGAACTCGAAAAGACGC encodes the following:
- a CDS encoding DnaJ C-terminal domain-containing protein, encoding MAKDYYATLGVPRNASEEEIKKAYRRLAREFHPDLHPDKRAEMEAKFKDINEAYQVLNDPKKRADYDLTGHVGFETGTGAPGYAPGGVNFEDFGFGFEDIFGELFGRGRPGRRVAQRGEDLEYRLTLDFLQAAKGAETEITIPRPTGAETLKVRIPPGVVTGSRVRVAGKGGEGLAGGPPGDLYILLAVRPHPYFRRENRDIYVDVPITLKEALIGAEIEVPTIDGSVRIKVPPGTQSGQMLRITGKGVYGLTRGNEYAVVKIMVPGKIDDRSRELMEEFESRNPYEPRKGLW
- the dnaK gene encoding molecular chaperone DnaK; amino-acid sequence: MGKIIGIDLGTTNSVVAVMEAGEPKVIVNEEGSRITPSVVAFTKDKEILVGQVAKRQAVTNPENTIFSIKRFMGRKSEEVTEEMTMVPYKTEKDDQGRAVVVSGNMGKTFTPPEISAMILQKLKRSAEAYLGEPVTEAVITVPAYFNDAQRQATKDAGKIAGLDVKRIINEPTASSLAYGLDKKKEEKIAVYDFGGGTFDISILEVGEGVFEVKSTNGDTHLGGDNFDQKIIDWLISEFKKDQGIDLSKDRMALQRLKEAAEKAKIELSSTMETEINLPFITADATGPKHLVMRLSRAKLDQLCDDLVQRSKRPCEQALRDAGLSPSDIDEVVLVGGMTRMPAITKLVKEFFGKEPHKGVNPDEVVAIGAAIQGAVLAGEVKDVVLLDVTPLSLGVETLGGVMTTLITRNTTIPARKKETFTTATDNQTQVEIHVLQGERPMARDNRTLGRFNLLGIPPAPRGVPQVEVAFDIDANGILHVSAKDMASGKEQKITITASSGLAKDEVEKMVKEAESHADEDKKRKEAIETRNQLDSLIYSTEKIINENRAKLPEEDVKAAEEALAEGKKALESNEPDTLKDAVGKVTAASHKIAEVLYKTAAQQPGEEGEKKKEGDVVEAEVVDDQQK
- a CDS encoding cytochrome c1, whose amino-acid sequence is MARAFLIVIAFFAALSSPAFAQLQRERVEFDLGPEAYSRGMGLYMQHCVACHGLKYFRGPDAPDGIPPALDPESAQAAFGVVPPDLTLMASARGKGLEGAEYLYDLLTTYYIADGEIRNRAFAEETHTEGAIAMPPPIPMDDPELSEKSRDIAAFLYLVSEPSLADRKSLGPWVLGYMALLTAVLYVLNRYTWKEEKRKLKV
- a CDS encoding cytochrome b/b6, which translates into the protein MARYLDWIDKRLPLSEFIEKHITGYPTPKNINYFWNFGSVLGVFFVIQVVTGVWLAMYYKPDEALAFDSVQHIMRDVHYGWLIRYLHAVGATGIFFALYVHMGRGLYYGSYKGPRELLWWIGLLIFLGFMAEAFMGYLLPWGQMSFWGATVITNLFTAIPFVGQGLTVWLRGDFAVGDATLTRFYSLHTTLFPFAILGGLIVLHLSALHRVGSGNPEGIEYDKKGPEMVPFSPYFITKDAWFLSLVLTVFLYFVFFRPDAFMEPVNNEPANPLKTPLHIVPEWYFLPFYAILRSIPDKLGGAIAMGASIFILALLPFIDRSKVRSGRHRPIKKVLTWVFFLNFILLGYIGLYPPDFISPVGVRMYVLGMVATIIYFLYFALLPVLPYFERTTEPGKDGRRG
- the petA gene encoding ubiquinol-cytochrome c reductase iron-sulfur subunit codes for the protein MMAIDLKGIVSRRKFMTGAAAFLGALGAAFAAVPFIKAMSPTKDILAAGVQEVDISTLREGELRTIIWRKQPVFILRRTPAMIEEASLISPATLADPAAPDERAVDPGLFVSIGICTHLGCIPQFRKAVPETGVAGFYCPCHGGKYDSIGRRLGGPPPENLRLLPYRVEGQTLILGTERFGGYGENVRKIQDLPAI
- a CDS encoding cytochrome c3 family protein, producing MRKTALAMLASFTAVLLLAPALHAEDTYIHYLKNKQEPADCFESRDGYSNVTRTEAEPGLPNVKCSNKTGGVLWWGDPFDGTEPMGEMPVEADYTHEEAVVKPRTGQLKYYMPCTACHNGSMVPYPKDKNPRPLAMHQDIVPDSMNLQHGQGAIWCLDCHNARNRDTLIDHRGGEISLNQPQRLCGKCHGEVYSDWRDGIHGKRIGGWDKGGKKRWWVCTECHNPHTVQEKRYDPIAPEPRPQYPRTRANADHERGHGAGH
- the nrfD gene encoding polysulfide reductase NrfD; the encoded protein is MKPLIRFALDSSMYVARGSAIFYGWIIFLGFLSFLMLLGAYEQFTKGMIVTNYNDQVSWGLYEAQFVFLVGVAAAAVTVVFPSYVYHHKKMKEIVVLGELLAVSAVCMVMIFIMFHMGRPDRLWHLIPVIGIFNWPHSMLTWDVVVLNGYLGLNAVCAFYYLYMKYTGREVNKLFYMPLVYISIVWALSIHTVTAFLLNTMPARPMWFHSSLPIKFIATAFAAGPSMIILSFLVINKFTKLKIADEAIETLAQIVTWCLGITIFLGLSEVVTELYPSTEHSFSLQYLIFGKHGLTGLVVWYWSAVVLLLAAFFMLLTPSLRKNHKLWLPLACVFTFAGVWIDKGMGLVVPAFIPSPIGELSEYTPSAIEIVNTLGGWATGLLIFTVLAKGAIGVLLGEVKYRAATDLASEFSSEWQPVVHSSEEIRK
- a CDS encoding 4Fe-4S dicluster domain-containing protein; translation: MSEPRDKDEKKKDAPLKPDETSRREFLGGAGLSVTAAALSGAGALLSGSDEAEAKATWGEWFQKNYRLMTEDEKREAVLRLEKRYTEEFGKKTTVDSAPAQEGVLFGYALNIQKCIGCRRCVYACVKENNQSRDNPEIQWIRVLKMEKGNFLAENMDKGYPDPAGIQVGGNAYQNSGVVLEGEHYYEPAEVPEKGHFYFPMQCMQCEKPPCVKVCPVRTTYRDPDGIVVIDYNWCIGCRMCIAACPYWARRFNWGEPNLPAEEMNPVTHYLGNRPRMKGVAEKCTFCLQRTRQGRYTACVEVCPVGARKFGNLLDPNSEVRKILDKKKVFRLKAELNTYPKFFYFMD